In one Zalophus californianus isolate mZalCal1 chromosome 10, mZalCal1.pri.v2, whole genome shotgun sequence genomic region, the following are encoded:
- the DCUN1D3 gene encoding DCN1-like protein 3, translated as MGQCVTKCKNPSSTLGSKNGDRDPSGKPHSRRSAGHREEQPPACGKPGGDILVNGTKKAEATAEAWQLPMSSGDAGREPKSDTEESSLQRLEELFRRYKDEREDAILEEGMERFCNDLCVDPTEFRVLLLAWKFQAATMCKFTRKEFFDGCKAISADSIDGICARFPSLLTEAKQEDKFKDLYRFTFQFGLDSEEGQRSLHREIAIALWKLVFTQNNPPVLDQWLNFLTENPSGIKGISRDTWNMFLNFTQVIGPDLSNYSEDEAWPSLFDTFVEWEMERRKREGEGRGARSSGPEGLCPGEQT; from the exons GCCACACAGCAGGCGGAGTGCAGGCCACCGAGAGGAACAGCCACCAGCCTGTGGCAAGCCAGGGGGGGATATCCTCGTCAATGGGACCAAGAAGGCAGAGGCCACCGCTGAGGCCTGGCAGCTGCCAATGTCCTCTGGAGATGCTGGGAGGGAGCCCAAGTCCGACACCGAGGAGTCTTCCCTGCAGAGGCTGGAAGAACTGTTCAGGCGCTACAAGGATGAGCGGGAGGATGCAATTTTGGAGGAAGGCATGGAGCGCTTTTGCAATGACTTGTGTGTTGACCCCACGGAATTTCGAGTGCTGCTCTTGGCTTGGAAGTTCCAGGCTGCCACCATGTGCAAATTCACCAG GAAGgagttttttgatggctgcaaagcAATAAGTGCAGACAGCATTGATGGGATCTGTGCACGGTTCCCTAGCCTCTTAACGGAAGCCAAACAAGAGGATAAATTCAAGGATCTCTACCGGTTTACATTTCAGTTTGGTCTGGACTCTGAAGAAGGGCAGCGGTCACTGCATCGGGAAATAGCCATTGCCCTGTGGAAACTAGTCTTTACCCAGAACAACCCTCCAGTATTGGACCAGTGGCTAAACTTCCTAACTGAGAACCCCTCGGGGATCAAGGGCATCTCCCGGGACACTTGGAACATGTTCCTTAACTTCACTCAGGTGATTGGGCCTGACCTCAGCAACTACAGTGAAGATGAGGCCTGGCCAAGTCTCTTCGACACCTTTGTGGAGTGGGAAATGGAGcgaaggaaaagagaaggggaagggagaggtgcACGCAGCTCAGGGCCCGAGGGCTTGTGTCCCGGGGAGCAGACTTAG